The following are from one region of the Streptomyces decoyicus genome:
- a CDS encoding amino acid ABC transporter permease encodes MNVLLDYLPEFRDGFLSTLAITASSGLLALVLGVLIAGFRVSPIPPLRAFGTAWVTLLRNTPLTLLFLVAFFVVPQILFNGWSPFALATLALGFYTSSFVCEAVRSGINTVPLGQAEAARSIGMTFSQTLRMIVLPQATRTVLSPLSSIFIALTKNSAIAGAFSYPELFSVSKLLNDKGYAIALIFLWTALAYLIITFAISGFFRLLERRMGVAR; translated from the coding sequence ATGAACGTACTCCTCGATTATCTGCCCGAGTTCCGGGACGGGTTCCTCAGCACTCTGGCGATCACCGCGTCCAGCGGTCTGCTCGCGCTGGTACTGGGCGTACTCATAGCCGGGTTCCGGGTCTCCCCGATTCCGCCGCTGCGCGCCTTCGGGACGGCCTGGGTCACGTTGCTGCGCAACACCCCGCTGACGCTGCTGTTCCTGGTGGCGTTCTTCGTCGTGCCGCAGATCCTCTTCAACGGCTGGAGCCCCTTCGCCCTGGCCACTCTGGCCCTCGGCTTCTACACCTCCTCCTTCGTGTGCGAGGCGGTGCGCTCCGGCATCAACACCGTGCCGCTGGGGCAGGCGGAAGCCGCCCGCTCGATCGGCATGACCTTCTCCCAGACGCTGCGCATGATCGTGCTGCCGCAGGCGACCCGCACCGTGCTGTCGCCGCTGAGCAGCATCTTCATCGCGCTGACGAAGAACTCCGCGATCGCCGGGGCGTTCAGCTACCCCGAGCTGTTCAGCGTCTCCAAACTGCTCAACGACAAGGGCTATGCGATCGCCTTGATCTTCCTGTGGACCGCACTCGCCTACCTCATCATCACCTTCGCCATCAGCGGCTTCTTCCGGCTGCTGGAGCGCCGGATGGGGGTCGCCCGATGA
- a CDS encoding DUF3046 domain-containing protein: MRLTIFWQRMADHFGAAYADSFARDYVMSDLGGRTVHEALDAGWSAKEVWRVVCSVMDVPSDKR, from the coding sequence ATGCGGTTGACGATCTTCTGGCAGCGGATGGCCGATCACTTCGGTGCGGCGTATGCCGACTCCTTCGCGCGTGACTATGTGATGTCGGACCTCGGCGGCCGGACCGTCCATGAGGCGCTGGACGCGGGGTGGAGCGCCAAAGAGGTGTGGCGGGTGGTCTGCTCGGTGATGGATGTGCCGTCCGACAAGCGCTGA
- a CDS encoding response regulator transcription factor yields MRLLLVEDDDHVAAALSAVLAKHGLSVVHARNGEEALKALLPDHAEPFAVVLLDLGLPDQDGFEVCGRIRKLCAIPVIMVTARSDVRSRIHGLNLGADDYVVKPYDTGELLARIHAVSRRTAPGGADQPADESAADDALHLGAVTVELPTRQVSVDGTSVPLTRKEFDLLALLAQRPGVVFRREQIISEVWRTSWEGTGRTLEVHIASLRAKLRMPALIETVRGVGYRLVVPAAGAGPRPPAAPAS; encoded by the coding sequence ATGAGACTGCTGCTCGTCGAGGACGACGATCATGTCGCCGCGGCCCTGTCCGCGGTGCTCGCCAAGCACGGCCTGTCCGTCGTGCACGCACGCAACGGCGAGGAAGCGCTCAAGGCCCTGCTGCCCGACCATGCGGAACCGTTCGCGGTGGTGCTGCTCGATCTCGGGCTGCCCGACCAGGACGGCTTCGAGGTGTGCGGCCGGATCCGCAAGCTCTGCGCCATCCCCGTCATCATGGTCACCGCGCGCTCCGATGTGCGCTCCCGCATCCACGGCCTCAACCTCGGCGCGGACGACTATGTCGTCAAGCCGTACGACACCGGTGAGCTGCTGGCCCGCATCCACGCGGTGAGCCGGCGTACCGCGCCCGGCGGCGCCGACCAGCCGGCCGACGAGAGCGCCGCCGACGACGCGCTGCACCTGGGTGCGGTCACCGTCGAACTCCCCACCCGCCAGGTGTCCGTGGACGGCACCTCGGTTCCGCTCACCCGCAAGGAGTTCGACCTGCTCGCCCTGCTCGCCCAGCGCCCCGGCGTGGTCTTCCGCCGGGAACAGATCATCAGCGAGGTGTGGCGGACGAGCTGGGAGGGCACCGGACGGACCCTTGAGGTGCATATCGCCTCCCTCCGCGCCAAACTGCGGATGCCCGCCCTGATCGAGACGGTGCGCGGCGTCGGCTACCGCCTGGTCGTGCCGGCCGCCGGCGCGGGGCCCCGGCCGCCCGCCGCCCCGGCCTCCTGA
- the recA gene encoding recombinase RecA, translated as MAGTDREKALDAALAQIERQFGKGAVMRMGERPNEPIEVIPTGSTALDVALGVGGIPRGRVVEVYGPESSGKTTLTLHAVANAQKAGGSVAFIDAEHALDPEYAKKLGVDTDALILSQPDNGEQALEITDMLVRSGALDLIVIDSVAALVPRAEIEGEMGDSHVGLQARLMSQALRKITSALNQSKTTAIFINQLREKIGVMFGSPETTTGGRALKFYASVRLDIRRIETLKDGTDAVGNRTRVKVVKNKVAPPFKQAEFDILYGQGISREGGLIDMGVEHGFIRKSGAWYTYEGDQLGQGKENSRNFLKDNPDLANEIEKKVKEKLGIGVKPQEPAVEPGADAAVAAGEPAVAAPAPAAKAAKGSKAAAAKS; from the coding sequence ATGGCAGGCACCGACCGCGAGAAGGCGCTGGACGCCGCACTCGCACAGATTGAACGGCAATTCGGCAAGGGCGCCGTGATGCGCATGGGGGAGCGGCCGAACGAACCCATCGAGGTCATCCCCACCGGCTCCACCGCGCTTGACGTCGCGCTCGGCGTCGGCGGCATCCCCCGCGGCCGCGTGGTCGAGGTCTACGGCCCGGAGTCCTCCGGCAAGACGACCCTGACCCTGCACGCCGTCGCGAACGCGCAGAAGGCCGGCGGCTCCGTCGCGTTCATCGACGCCGAGCACGCCCTCGACCCCGAGTACGCCAAGAAGCTCGGCGTGGACACCGACGCCCTGATCCTGTCCCAGCCGGACAACGGCGAGCAGGCCCTGGAGATCACGGACATGCTGGTCCGCTCCGGCGCGCTCGACCTCATCGTGATCGACTCCGTCGCCGCCCTGGTGCCGCGGGCCGAGATCGAGGGCGAGATGGGCGACTCCCACGTCGGCCTCCAGGCCCGGCTGATGAGCCAGGCACTGCGCAAGATCACCAGCGCGCTCAACCAGTCCAAGACCACCGCGATCTTCATCAACCAGCTCCGCGAGAAGATCGGCGTGATGTTCGGCTCGCCGGAGACCACGACCGGTGGCCGTGCGCTGAAGTTCTACGCCTCGGTGCGCCTCGACATCCGCCGCATCGAAACCCTCAAGGACGGCACGGACGCGGTCGGCAACCGCACCCGCGTCAAGGTCGTCAAGAACAAGGTCGCACCGCCCTTCAAGCAGGCCGAGTTCGACATCCTCTACGGCCAGGGCATCAGCCGTGAAGGCGGCCTGATCGACATGGGGGTGGAGCACGGCTTCATCCGCAAGTCCGGCGCTTGGTACACCTACGAAGGCGACCAGCTCGGCCAGGGCAAGGAGAACTCCCGCAACTTCCTGAAGGACAACCCGGATCTCGCCAACGAGATCGAAAAGAAGGTCAAGGAAAAGCTCGGTATCGGCGTGAAGCCGCAGGAGCCGGCGGTGGAGCCCGGCGCGGATGCCGCGGTGGCGGCGGGCGAACCGGCCGTCGCAGCTCCGGCACCGGCGGCCAAGGCCGCCAAGGGCTCCAAGGCCGCCGCGGCCAAGAGCTAG
- a CDS encoding amino acid ABC transporter ATP-binding protein, whose product MSEVSVTKNAEGPAPAGDQLVVLDNVNKHFGALHVLQDIDLTIHRGEVVVVIGPSGSGKSTLCRTINRLETIDTGSITIDGKPLPQEGRELARLRADVGMVFQSFNLFAHKTVLENVMLGQTKVRRTDKAAATKKARALLDRVGVGTQADKYPAQLSGGQQQRVAIARALAMDPKVMLFDEPTSALDPEMINEVLDVMQQLARDGMTMIVVTHEMGFARSAANRVVFMADGRIVEEAEPNQFFNNPRSDRAKDFLSKILHH is encoded by the coding sequence ATGAGCGAAGTATCGGTGACCAAGAACGCCGAGGGTCCCGCGCCGGCAGGGGACCAGCTGGTCGTGCTGGACAACGTGAACAAGCACTTCGGCGCGCTGCACGTGCTCCAGGACATCGACCTGACGATCCACCGCGGCGAGGTCGTCGTCGTGATCGGGCCCTCGGGCTCGGGCAAGTCGACGCTCTGCCGCACGATCAACCGCCTGGAGACCATCGACACCGGCAGCATCACGATCGACGGCAAGCCGTTGCCGCAGGAGGGACGGGAGCTGGCCCGGCTGCGCGCCGACGTGGGCATGGTCTTCCAGTCCTTCAACCTGTTCGCGCACAAGACGGTGCTCGAGAACGTGATGCTGGGGCAGACCAAGGTCCGCAGGACGGACAAGGCAGCCGCCACGAAGAAGGCCCGCGCACTGCTCGACCGGGTCGGCGTCGGCACCCAGGCCGACAAGTACCCCGCACAGCTCTCCGGCGGTCAGCAGCAGCGGGTGGCGATCGCCCGTGCGCTGGCGATGGACCCGAAGGTGATGCTGTTCGACGAGCCGACCTCCGCGCTGGACCCGGAAATGATCAACGAGGTGCTGGACGTGATGCAGCAGCTCGCCCGGGACGGCATGACGATGATCGTGGTCACCCATGAGATGGGGTTCGCGCGCTCCGCAGCGAACCGGGTCGTCTTCATGGCGGACGGCCGCATCGTCGAAGAGGCTGAGCCGAACCAGTTCTTCAACAACCCGCGCAGTGACCGCGCCAAGGACTTCCTGTCGAAGATCCTCCACCACTGA
- a CDS encoding AI-2E family transporter: MPRWLPRAMVLALALVACFQLATWGFHQLISLLLNVLIAFFLALAVEPAVDWMAARGLRRGLATGLVFVSILVVTAGFFTLLGSMLAGQIANMVEEFPQYLDSVISWINSTMHTHLSRVEVQNNLLKSDWLQKYVQDSANNVLAVSATVLGSLFNLLTVALFSFYFAADGPRLRRALCSVLPPHRQTEVLRAWEIAVAKTGGYLYSRGLMALISGFAHYVLLEILGVPYAPALAIWVGLVSQFIPTIGTYLAGALPILIAFAVDPWYALWVFGFVVIYQQFENYLLQPRITAKTVDIHPAVAFGSVVAGTALMGAVGALIAIPATATLQAFLGAYVKRYEVPDDLRVRGRRGARVLARVRRTLHDEQPSTPLEDRKADGDVQEGGQGVR, from the coding sequence ATGCCGCGCTGGCTGCCGCGCGCCATGGTGCTCGCACTCGCTCTGGTGGCCTGCTTCCAGCTCGCCACCTGGGGATTCCACCAGCTGATCAGCCTGCTGCTGAATGTACTGATCGCGTTCTTCCTCGCGCTGGCCGTCGAACCGGCCGTCGACTGGATGGCGGCCCGTGGCCTGCGGCGCGGCCTGGCCACCGGCCTGGTCTTCGTGAGCATCCTCGTCGTCACGGCCGGTTTCTTCACGCTGCTGGGCTCCATGCTCGCCGGCCAGATCGCCAACATGGTGGAGGAGTTCCCGCAGTATCTGGACTCCGTCATCAGCTGGATCAACAGCACGATGCACACCCACCTCTCGCGGGTCGAGGTGCAGAACAACCTGCTGAAGTCCGACTGGCTCCAGAAGTACGTCCAGGACAGCGCCAACAACGTCCTGGCCGTCTCCGCGACGGTGCTGGGCAGCCTGTTCAACCTTCTGACGGTGGCGCTGTTCTCGTTCTACTTCGCCGCCGACGGCCCCCGGCTGCGCCGCGCCCTGTGCTCCGTCCTCCCGCCGCACCGCCAGACGGAGGTGCTGCGCGCCTGGGAGATAGCCGTCGCCAAGACCGGCGGCTATCTCTACTCCCGCGGTCTGATGGCGCTGATATCCGGTTTCGCGCACTATGTCCTGCTGGAGATCCTGGGCGTGCCGTACGCCCCGGCGCTGGCCATATGGGTGGGGCTGGTCTCCCAGTTCATCCCGACCATAGGGACCTATCTCGCGGGCGCGCTGCCCATCTTGATCGCGTTCGCCGTCGACCCCTGGTACGCCCTGTGGGTCTTCGGTTTCGTCGTGATCTACCAGCAGTTCGAGAACTACCTCCTGCAGCCGCGGATCACCGCCAAGACGGTGGACATCCATCCCGCCGTCGCCTTCGGTTCGGTCGTCGCCGGTACGGCCCTGATGGGAGCGGTGGGCGCGCTGATCGCGATCCCGGCGACTGCGACGCTCCAGGCGTTCCTCGGTGCGTACGTCAAGCGGTACGAGGTCCCCGACGACCTGCGGGTCCGCGGCAGGCGCGGGGCCAGGGTCCTGGCCCGTGTCCGGCGGACCCTGCACGACGAGCAGCCGTCGACCCCGCTCGAGGACCGGAAGGCGGACGGCGACGTCCAGGAGGGCGGCCAGGGGGTCCGCTGA
- a CDS encoding putative leader peptide has product MTDHSSRFWRRVHLDLLRYAGCMCRPSC; this is encoded by the coding sequence GTGACTGATCACAGCTCGCGATTCTGGCGGAGGGTCCATCTCGACCTGCTCCGCTATGCGGGCTGTATGTGTCGTCCGTCCTGTTGA
- a CDS encoding amino acid ABC transporter permease — protein MSGASVLYDVPGPKAKTRNRVYTVLGTLAVLGLIAFAVLRLSAKGQLEPEVWNIFNNAGVRTNIRDGVLTTLQVFAVAAVLSLILGVLLAVARLSDHKPVRWLSTGFIELFRAVPLLITIYALWVIFLTNRESLGLTGSQPQFWALVVGLTIYNGSVQAEVLRAGINSVPKGQREAAYALGMSKTQVMTTVLIPQAVRAMLPTIISQLVVTLKDTSLGYIITFEELLFTARLMSTNIIVNGNDTYVPVIIVTGAIYVAMCLALSALANWIEQRGRRARTGIEVTTAGEPVAAGDAMEVADAVPDKPAGKQD, from the coding sequence ATGAGCGGCGCGAGCGTTCTTTATGACGTACCGGGACCGAAGGCGAAGACGCGCAACCGCGTCTACACGGTCCTCGGCACCCTCGCGGTACTCGGGCTGATCGCGTTCGCCGTGCTGCGGCTGAGCGCCAAGGGCCAGCTCGAGCCCGAGGTGTGGAACATCTTCAACAACGCCGGTGTACGGACCAACATCCGTGACGGCGTGCTGACGACGCTTCAGGTCTTCGCCGTCGCGGCGGTGCTGTCGCTGATCCTGGGCGTGCTGCTCGCGGTGGCGCGGCTGTCGGACCACAAGCCGGTCCGCTGGCTGTCGACCGGGTTCATCGAGCTTTTCCGCGCCGTCCCGCTGCTGATCACCATCTACGCGCTGTGGGTCATCTTCCTCACCAACCGCGAGAGCCTCGGCCTCACCGGCAGCCAGCCGCAGTTCTGGGCGCTCGTCGTCGGGCTGACGATCTACAACGGCTCGGTGCAGGCCGAAGTGCTGCGGGCCGGCATCAACTCCGTGCCCAAGGGGCAGCGCGAGGCCGCCTACGCACTGGGCATGAGCAAGACGCAGGTCATGACGACGGTGCTGATCCCGCAGGCCGTCCGGGCGATGCTGCCGACGATCATCAGCCAGCTCGTGGTGACCCTGAAGGACACCTCCCTCGGCTACATCATCACGTTCGAGGAGCTGCTGTTCACGGCCCGGCTGATGAGCACCAACATCATCGTGAACGGCAACGACACCTATGTCCCGGTCATCATCGTGACCGGCGCCATCTATGTCGCGATGTGCCTGGCGCTGTCCGCCCTCGCCAACTGGATCGAGCAGCGCGGCCGCCGGGCCAGGACCGGTATCGAGGTGACCACGGCCGGCGAGCCGGTGGCGGCCGGCGACGCGATGGAGGTTGCCGACGCGGTGCCCGACAAGCCGGCGGGCAAGCAGGACTGA
- a CDS encoding rhodanese-like domain-containing protein, protein MSAIDALLARARSELGHRVSPREAAAVQEAGGLLVDIRYAELRERDGIIPGALIVERNELEWRLDPTGAHRAPEATHHALPVVVICNEGYASSLAALSLRELGLHRATDLEGGFQAWRGAGLAVR, encoded by the coding sequence ATGAGCGCGATCGACGCATTGCTGGCCCGGGCCCGGAGCGAACTGGGGCACCGGGTGAGCCCCCGGGAGGCCGCAGCGGTCCAGGAGGCCGGCGGGCTGCTGGTGGACATCCGCTATGCGGAGCTGAGGGAGCGCGACGGCATCATCCCCGGCGCGCTGATCGTGGAACGCAACGAGCTGGAGTGGCGGCTCGACCCGACGGGCGCACACCGCGCTCCGGAAGCCACACATCACGCCCTGCCGGTCGTGGTCATCTGCAACGAGGGCTACGCATCGAGCCTCGCGGCGCTCTCGTTGCGCGAGCTGGGCCTGCACCGGGCAACCGATCTGGAGGGCGGCTTCCAGGCTTGGCGGGGGGCGGGGTTGGCGGTGAGGTGA
- a CDS encoding glutamate ABC transporter substrate-binding protein, with protein MRIRKTAAAGAVVLALAATATACGGESGSAGDKPAGGEVYSGDYKVASAPKIDSAVLKKAQQAKKIVVGVKADQPFLGFKDPATNKYSGFDIEIAKMIAADLGFSEKQIEFQTVDSNVRETKISGGAVDFYVGTYTINDERKKQVGFAGPYYTAGADLLVSKDNKSITGPDSLRGKKVCSITGSTPLQEIKKAKYGAKTTELGKYSDCVKNVLDGSVDAVTTDDAILKGYAAQRPTKLRVVGNSFTKEPYGVGMNKDDKALRNAITSALENHIKNGDYQKAYEGTLGKSGSKYTAPQTPLPRY; from the coding sequence ATGAGGATTCGTAAGACGGCTGCGGCCGGTGCGGTGGTGCTCGCGCTGGCGGCCACGGCGACTGCGTGCGGCGGCGAGTCGGGTTCTGCAGGCGACAAGCCGGCCGGCGGCGAGGTCTACAGCGGCGACTACAAGGTCGCCTCGGCGCCGAAGATCGACTCTGCGGTGCTGAAGAAGGCCCAGCAGGCCAAGAAGATCGTCGTCGGCGTCAAGGCGGACCAGCCGTTCCTCGGCTTCAAGGACCCCGCCACCAACAAGTACTCCGGCTTCGACATCGAGATCGCCAAGATGATCGCCGCCGACCTGGGCTTCTCCGAGAAGCAGATCGAGTTCCAGACGGTCGACTCCAACGTCCGCGAGACCAAGATCTCCGGCGGTGCCGTCGACTTCTACGTCGGCACGTACACCATCAACGACGAGCGCAAGAAGCAGGTCGGCTTCGCGGGCCCGTACTACACCGCCGGCGCGGACCTCCTCGTGAGCAAGGACAACAAGTCCATCACCGGGCCGGACAGCCTCCGGGGCAAGAAGGTCTGCTCGATCACCGGCTCGACCCCGCTCCAGGAGATCAAGAAGGCGAAGTACGGCGCCAAGACCACCGAGCTGGGCAAGTACTCGGACTGCGTCAAGAACGTGCTGGACGGCTCGGTCGACGCCGTCACCACCGATGACGCGATCCTCAAGGGCTACGCCGCCCAGCGGCCCACCAAGCTCCGGGTCGTCGGCAATTCCTTCACCAAGGAGCCTTACGGCGTCGGTATGAACAAGGACGACAAGGCGCTCCGCAACGCGATCACCAGCGCCCTGGAGAACCACATCAAGAACGGCGACTACCAGAAGGCGTACGAAGGCACGCTCGGCAAGTCGGGCTCGAAGTACACCGCCCCGCAGACGCCGCTGCCGCGCTACTGA
- a CDS encoding cupin domain-containing protein has product MPDVRTPARPHTTGPGHDGGPSASELLDFARRTAADAALITSLPLDPEGRTWIRLDGPGGSEAWLIGWPPGTGTGWHDHGGSHGAFATAAGELTEQSLTAPLPTEGWKTLELADGVDRERTLSDGRGRAFGPHHVHQVLNLSADTHAVSVHAYYPPLPLMRRYSRTGPVLRLEAVEQPEEWT; this is encoded by the coding sequence GTGCCCGACGTACGTACCCCTGCGCGCCCGCATACCACCGGCCCCGGCCATGACGGCGGGCCCAGCGCGTCCGAACTCCTCGACTTCGCCCGCCGCACCGCTGCGGACGCGGCGCTCATCACCTCGCTCCCGCTCGACCCCGAAGGCCGTACCTGGATCCGGCTGGACGGGCCGGGCGGCAGCGAGGCATGGCTGATCGGCTGGCCGCCCGGCACCGGCACCGGCTGGCACGACCACGGCGGCTCGCACGGCGCCTTCGCGACGGCCGCGGGTGAGCTGACGGAACAGTCGCTCACCGCCCCCCTCCCCACCGAGGGCTGGAAGACCCTGGAACTCGCCGACGGCGTGGACCGGGAGCGCACGCTGAGCGACGGCCGCGGCCGGGCGTTCGGCCCGCACCATGTGCATCAGGTGCTCAACCTCTCCGCCGACACCCATGCGGTGTCGGTGCACGCCTACTACCCGCCGCTGCCGTTGATGCGCCGCTACAGCCGCACCGGACCGGTGCTGCGGCTCGAAGCGGTCGAGCAGCCGGAGGAATGGACATGA
- a CDS encoding FAD-dependent monooxygenase yields the protein MDPVIIVGAGPVGLSLSLALTRLGVPCVVLDETTGQEDTRLARTAVLRQDTAAFVGRLGCAGTLESAGTRWTAWRTMRRRRLLERVAFAPRTPDGAAAPATVSPVHLPQHALTRALRAALADEKLAEVVTGSRLAGLEQDEHGVSAQTRGPNGTWWRGSYLIGCDGPRSTVRKLLDIRFPGRTAVERHAVAALRCELPWPGEALLHRSPPRHGGQPGTEVSARPLADGLWRLDWLLPPGRELVTPDALVARIRDSLAGWATESPVDAVGESGMDGGAVPARGRGHGRLVPPYELLDTGVHTVHHRLARCWRQGRAFLAGDAAHLLGALGTQGLDEGLRDAENLAWKLGLAWHHGASEVLLDSYQAERRGAVAARLRAADQALPLLRDGRSARWRTVLPGAVRGRSTLLTDGHLGRGPLGSPPVYARTPLAPPAAEGPLVETLPGAAVTDVPVTASDGSVVRLHDRLGKGLLVVLVAPGTGVWDRRHWQSAGLMPRLADAVDALPMAAEILVTEAYPGAAAHTVLLVRPDGQLVTALSGVRPAEMAACADAVRGGAHGREAGADRARRSGVSGGTGDSAVFRNSGTGEGEPSAVDPVRTSMLHSEGD from the coding sequence GTGGACCCGGTGATCATCGTCGGGGCCGGCCCGGTCGGCCTCTCCCTCTCGCTCGCCCTCACCCGCCTCGGCGTGCCCTGTGTCGTCCTCGACGAGACCACCGGCCAGGAGGACACCCGCCTGGCCCGCACCGCCGTGCTCCGCCAGGACACCGCGGCCTTCGTCGGCCGGCTCGGCTGTGCCGGCACCCTGGAGAGCGCCGGCACCCGCTGGACGGCCTGGCGCACGATGCGCCGCCGGCGCCTGCTGGAACGCGTCGCCTTCGCCCCCCGGACCCCGGACGGCGCGGCCGCCCCCGCCACCGTGTCCCCGGTCCATCTCCCGCAGCATGCGCTCACCCGCGCCCTGCGCGCCGCACTCGCCGACGAGAAGCTCGCCGAGGTCGTCACCGGCAGCCGTCTTGCCGGCCTCGAACAGGACGAGCACGGCGTCAGCGCCCAGACCCGCGGCCCCAACGGGACGTGGTGGCGCGGAAGTTACCTCATCGGCTGCGACGGCCCGCGCTCGACGGTCCGCAAGCTGCTGGACATCCGCTTCCCGGGCCGTACGGCCGTGGAACGGCATGCCGTGGCCGCGCTGCGCTGCGAACTCCCCTGGCCCGGTGAGGCCCTGCTGCACCGGTCGCCGCCCCGGCACGGCGGCCAACCCGGCACCGAGGTCTCCGCCCGCCCGCTGGCCGACGGCCTCTGGCGGCTGGACTGGCTGCTGCCGCCGGGGCGTGAACTGGTCACGCCGGACGCCCTGGTCGCCCGGATCCGCGACTCCCTGGCCGGCTGGGCCACCGAATCCCCGGTGGACGCCGTCGGCGAGAGCGGCATGGACGGCGGCGCGGTGCCCGCACGGGGCCGCGGCCACGGCCGGCTGGTCCCGCCGTACGAGCTCCTCGACACCGGCGTGCACACCGTCCACCACCGGCTGGCCCGGTGCTGGCGGCAGGGCCGCGCCTTCCTCGCCGGGGACGCCGCCCATCTGCTGGGCGCCCTCGGCACCCAGGGCCTCGACGAGGGCCTGCGGGACGCCGAGAACCTCGCCTGGAAACTGGGCCTGGCCTGGCACCACGGCGCCTCCGAGGTGCTGCTCGACAGCTACCAGGCCGAGCGCCGGGGTGCGGTCGCGGCCCGGCTGCGCGCCGCGGACCAGGCGCTGCCGCTGCTTCGGGACGGCCGATCGGCCCGCTGGCGGACCGTGCTTCCGGGTGCGGTGCGCGGCCGCAGCACCCTGCTGACCGACGGCCACCTGGGCCGCGGCCCGCTGGGCTCGCCGCCCGTGTACGCCCGTACCCCCCTCGCGCCGCCCGCCGCGGAGGGCCCCCTCGTCGAGACGCTCCCCGGCGCGGCCGTCACCGATGTGCCGGTGACCGCGTCCGACGGTTCGGTGGTCCGGCTGCACGACCGGCTCGGGAAGGGCCTCCTGGTGGTGCTGGTGGCGCCCGGCACGGGGGTCTGGGACCGGCGGCACTGGCAGTCGGCGGGTCTGATGCCCCGGTTGGCCGACGCGGTCGACGCACTGCCGATGGCCGCCGAGATCCTGGTCACCGAGGCCTATCCGGGTGCGGCCGCCCACACCGTGCTGCTCGTGCGGCCGGACGGCCAGCTGGTCACCGCACTGTCCGGTGTCCGCCCCGCCGAGATGGCCGCCTGCGCGGACGCGGTGCGGGGCGGGGCACACGGGCGGGAGGCCGGGGCCGACCGGGCCCGTCGGTCCGGGGTCAGCGGGGGGACCGGGGATTCCGCGGTCTTCCGGAACAGCGGAACCGGGGAAGGGGAGCCGTCCGCTGTTGACCCTGTACGAACGTCCATGCTTCACTCCGAGGGTGACTGA
- the recX gene encoding recombination regulator RecX: MTRRTEWPGSGDDTHSAAGDTEPRQGRRGRHGRENSGGPDSSRAESGPPRTPEEQARAICLRLLTGNPRTRKQLGDALRQRGIPDEAAEEVLSRFEEVGLIDDAAFADAWVESRHHGRGLARRALARELRTKGVDSALIDVAVGRLDSEQEESTARELVDRKLRSTRGLDREKRLRRLAGMLARKGYPEGLALRVVKQALEEEGEDPELLEEHYLPDV, translated from the coding sequence ATGACGCGGCGAACGGAATGGCCGGGCAGCGGGGACGACACCCACAGCGCTGCCGGCGACACCGAGCCCCGTCAGGGCCGCAGAGGCCGTCACGGCCGGGAGAACAGCGGTGGTCCCGACTCGTCGAGGGCCGAATCGGGACCACCGCGTACGCCCGAGGAGCAGGCACGGGCCATCTGCCTGCGCCTGCTCACCGGGAACCCGCGTACGCGCAAGCAGCTCGGGGACGCACTGCGCCAGCGGGGCATCCCCGACGAGGCCGCGGAGGAGGTGCTCTCCCGCTTCGAGGAGGTCGGACTGATCGACGACGCGGCCTTCGCGGATGCCTGGGTGGAGTCCCGCCACCATGGGCGCGGCCTGGCCCGCCGCGCTCTGGCCCGTGAACTGCGCACCAAGGGTGTGGACTCCGCCCTCATCGATGTGGCCGTCGGCCGCCTCGACTCCGAACAGGAGGAGTCCACCGCCCGCGAGTTGGTCGACCGCAAACTCCGCTCCACCCGGGGCCTGGACCGTGAAAAGCGCCTCCGCCGTCTGGCCGGAATGCTGGCCCGCAAGGGCTACCCGGAGGGCCTCGCCCTCCGCGTCGTCAAACAGGCCCTGGAAGAGGAAGGCGAGGATCCGGAACTTCTGGAGGAGCACTACCTGCCGGATGTGTGA